The proteins below come from a single Mercenaria mercenaria strain notata chromosome 3, MADL_Memer_1, whole genome shotgun sequence genomic window:
- the LOC123525461 gene encoding uncharacterized protein LOC123525461, with the protein MSTGIDQAVQTVGQGLESEPTTGQTENGNNGTMLEEFVDIHVAQHRVNRSTVAQQSQGAEPPPEAVTEQLRQRIRELEAVVQSQNEDLIRNQIDKRNYEATLERLARVKTEKEVIEENREKLLTEKLFFQQQAEGYIKDIDGYRERLEDCNRQLLSARNDTDEKIKGLEKAACFWKEKYENEKGSMTENRAQYSGSLQAISCDHGGQKPEGIRSLDSPRQSKRRRHTFHQSPTVLPKCKNCSTVFDRLKPHEVQCRFHRSGPQPWKIWKKQLCEVNQKFDHVNTQGYMYWPCCGHVGLKEPPGCLKLKGHDLSSPGEE; encoded by the exons ATGTCCACCGGTATTGACCAGGCCGTACAAACTGTAGGACAGGGGTTAGAGTCAGAACCTACAACTGGTCAGACTGAAAATGGAAACAATGGAACCATGTTGGAAGAATTTGTAGACATCCATGTCGCTCAGCATCGTGTTAATCGATCTACAGTCGCCCAGCAAAGCCAAGGGGCGGAACCACCACCTGAAGCTGTGACTGAACAACTGCGCCAAAGAATCAGAGAGCTTGAGGCGGTTGTTCAATCGCAAAATGAAGACTTAATACGTAATCAAATTGACAAGAGAAACTACGAAGCTACTCTCGAAAGGCTAGCAAGAGTCAAGACTGAAAAAGAAGTGATAGAAGAAAACAGGGAAAAGTTGCTCACAGAGAAGTTGTTCTTCCAACAGCAAGCTGAAGGATACATCAAAGACATTGATGGGTATAGGGAAAGGCTAGAAGACTGTAACAGGCAACTTTTGAGTGCACGTAATGATACGGATGAAAAG ATTAAAGGATTAGAAAAAGCAGCGTGTTTTTGGAAAGAAAAGTATGAAAATGAAAAAGGATCGATGACGGAAAATCGTGCCCAGTACTCCGGGTCCTTGCAG GCAATCAGCTGTGATCATGGAGGACAGAAACCTGAAGGCATACGCAGTTTGGATTCTCCCCGTCAGTCAAAGCGAAGGAGACATACCTTCCATCAATCACCCACTGTTCTCCCAAAATGTAAAAACTGTTCAACTGTATTCGACAGATTGAAGCCTCATGAAGTACAATGCAGGTTCCATCGGTCAGGTCCACAACCTTGGAAG ATTTGGAAGAAACAATTATGTGAAGTCAACCAGAAGTTTGATCACGTGAATACACAAGGGTACATGTACTGGCCGTGTTGTGGGCACGTAGGACTGAAAGAGCCACCGGGGTGTTTGAAACTCAAAGGTCACGATTTGTCTAGCCCTGGCGAAGAGTAA